In the genome of Cryptomeria japonica chromosome 8, Sugi_1.0, whole genome shotgun sequence, one region contains:
- the LOC131857657 gene encoding uncharacterized protein LOC131857657, which translates to MLGNNKRAWDSKIDLVVWEDWITTKKSIGKSPFELVYGKQEKLSLGNLLPVHRFIVDEEVEFLNPMEERLIQFLELDEIMREASKHNFKMQQQVKALHDKKYNDIKFKEGDWVLVWNARNQDKGKHDKFEALYIGPFVILDKGEDSYYL; encoded by the coding sequence ATGCTTGGTAATAACAAAAGGGCATGGGACTCTAAGATAGACTTAGTAGTATGGGAAGATTGGATTACTACTAAGAAATCCATTGGtaagtctccatttgaattggtatatggaaaaCAAGAAAAATTGTCATTAGGAAATCTGTTACCAGTTCACAGGTTTATAGTTGATGAAGAAGTAGAGTTTTTGAATCCTATGGAAGAAAGACTTATACAATTTCTTGAGCTTGATGAAATTATGAGAGAGGCTTCAAAACATAATTTCAAAATGCAGCAGCAGGTGAAAGCCCTACACgataaaaaatataatgacataAAATTTAAGGAAGGGGATTGGGTACTTGTATGGAATGCAAGAaatcaggataagggaaagcatgaTAAATTTGAGGCACTCTATATTGGACCATTTGTGATTTTAGACAAAGGAGAAGACTCGTACTATTTATAG